Below is a genomic region from Actinomadura sp. NAK00032.
GTGCTCAGGGCCTTGGGGACATTCCGGCGGATGTGGCGTTGAGGAGCCGGTCGATGTAGTCGCGGGTGATCGGTTCCCGGGTGCACAGGAACCGGTAGTACAGGGCGCCTGAGAGCAGGTCCATCGCGAGCTCCAGTTCGAAGTCAGGCGCGATCTGGCCCTGCTCCTTGGCCGCCTGGAGACGGCGCAGGAGGTCGTCGGTCTGCCGCCGGATGAAGCGTTCCCTGTGCCCGGCGGCGACGTCCGGATCGTGCTGGGCCTCGCCGAGGAGGGCCCGGTACAGCGGGCCCCAGGGCGGCCGGCTCAGCAGTTCCGTGGCCTTGACCATCACCTCGCGCGTGTCGGCCACAACGTCGCTGGTGTCGCGGTGGACCAGGTCTTCGGTGTTCAGGCTGAGGACCGCGTCGAGGAAGAGCAGTCCCTTGGACGGCCAGCGCCGGTAGATCGTGTGCTTGCCGACGCCCGCCCGGGACGCCACGGCCTCGATGCTGAGCTTGGCGTAGCCCGACTCCAGGACCAGGTCGCGGGCGGCCTGCCTGATCGCCTCGGTCCGGGCGGCCGCAAGGGCGGCGTGGTGGTCGGTCATGGCGTCCACCCTAACGGCACGGCACGTGCCGTGTTGACAGCGTCGGACGGGTACGCCACGCTGACCCATACGGCACGGTCCGTGCCGTGCCGGTCTGGAAGGCAGCAGGATGGCCGCCGTCCAGACAGGCCCCCGCTCATGCACAGGAGATCCCGATGGCCACGGAGATGCCGTCGAACCCGCCGCCGACCACCGCAGTCGCGTGCGGCGGCGACGGCGGCGCGGTGGCGCGGGAGCGCGCTCGCATCGCCCTTGAGCTGCACGACACCGTCGCGCACCACATGTCCCTGACCCTCGTACGGGCCGAGGCGGCGCTGCGGAGCGTTCCCGACCTGCCGGACGCGGCGCGGCAGGCGCTGGAGGCGGTGCGGGACGCCGCGCGCGGGGCGCTCACCGACACCCGCCGCATCGTCGGGATGCTGCGCGCCGGTGAGGCGGGCGGCCCGCAGCCCGGCCTCGACCGGCTCGGTGAACTGGTCGGCGCGGCGCGCGGCGGCGGGCTGCTGGTGTCCAGCGCCGTCGTCGGGGTGGCGCGCCCGCTGAGCGCCCGCGTGGACCTGGCGGCCTTCCGGATCGTGCAGGAGTCGCTCAGCAACGCCGTCCGCTACGCGCCGGGGGCATGCGTGAGCGTCGAGATCCGCTACGGGCCCGGCGCGCTCACGGTCTCGGTCGACGACGACGGTGCCCGGACCGCTTCCAGGCCCGCGCCCAGCGGAGGCCATGGCCTGGCGGGGATGCGCGAGCGGGCCGGGATGCTCGGCGGCACCCTCCGGGCAGGCCCGCGGGCAAGAGTGGGCTGGTCCGTCGTCGCCGAGCTGCCGTACGCCGAGCCCGGTCCCGGCGCCGGCGATCCCGCACCGGACGAGAGCCGCACGGTCGTCCCGCTCCGCTCGGTCGGCCGGCCCCCTGGGCGGGGCGGCGCCGGGCACCGCGATCGTGCGGGCGCCCTGCGCGTCGTCCTCGCCGAGGGCTCACCCTCCTCCGGGACGGGCTGGTCCGCTTGCTGGACGCGTCCGGGGTGGAGGTGGTGGAGGCCGTCGACAACGGTCCGTCGCTGCTGCGCGCGCTGACCGTGCACCGTCCGGACGTGGCGGTGGTGGACGCCCGGCTGCCCCCGACGTTCACCGATGAGGGCCTGCGCGCGGTGGTCGAGGCCCGCGGGCGGCTCCCGGACCTTCCTGTCCTGGTGCTCTCGCAGCACGTGGCGCAGTTCTCCGCGCGAGAGCTGCTGTCCGGCGGCAGCGGCGGCACCGGCTACCTGCTCAAGGACCGGGTCTCGGACGTGGGCCAGTTCGTGGACGCGGTACGGAGGGTGGCCGCCGGGGGTACCGTGCTCGACCCCGGCGTGGTCGCCCAGTTGCTGAGCCGCCACGACCGCGAGGAGCCGTTGCAGGCCCTGACGGCGCGGGAGCGGGAAGTGCTCAGGCTGATGGCGGAGGGCCGCTCCAACGCCGCCATCGCGTCCGCGCTGTTCGTCACCGAGAAGACGGTCAGCAAGCACATCAACAGCATCTTCGGGAAGCTCGGGCTACCGCGGTCCGAGGACGACAACCGGCGCGTGCTGGCGGTGGTCGCCTACCTCGACGCCGAACGTCCCGTCCTCGGCGGAGCCGTCACCGGCGGCCCGGCCCCACACGAACGGGCCACCGGCGCACCCGCGAGCGGACATGCCGCCCCCTCACCCCGGCGCGACCTGGCCCCGGCGCAATGACAGCCCTGTGATCGGAGCCCGGCCGGAGGAGGATTCAGAAGCGGGCCGGGTCGTGATGGTTTACCGTGATCGCGCGGCCTCGAAAAGTCATCACCATCACCAGGGCATGCGGGGCCCGGGAGGGACGGCCATGAAAATCACCCTGCTGTGGGCCGTCCCCCTGGGGATTCTGGCGGTCGTGGCCGCGGAGTGGGCCTTGCTGGCCAATCCTGGTGGACGACTCGTCGGGCTGGTCCTGCTGGCCGTCCTGCTGGGGTTCATCGGCGTGTTCGCGCTGGCACCGGTGACCCTCGCCGTCGGTGCCGTCGGCGAGCGGTGGGGCACCGCGGCGGCGGTGCTCCTGGTCGGGACATGCCTGTCGGTGGCGGTTCTCGCCATCATCGGCTCGATCGAGCGCGCCAAACCGGGATACGCCTGGAAGTACGGTGAGCCGGTCGACGCCGCCGTTCCGCACGACTGGACCTGCACATTGTCCGGCTACAAATGCGCGGGCTCCTGGAGGTCGCAGGGAAAGACGGTGCACGGGTCGGTCACCATGTCCAGGGCAGAGCATCGCGCCCTCCGCTCGCCGCTGGCGGTCGCAGCGGACGGCGCCCACCACCTGAAGGCGCGCGCTCTGAACCGTCGCGCCGCCACCGCCGGTCTCCACCTGAAGCCCGCGAGTTCCGTGGCCCTGGGCAAGGTCCCCGAATGGACGGGATGGACGGCAGGCGCGATCGGCCTCGGCGCCACCCTGTTCGCGATCGTCCTCCCCCACCGCACCCCCAGGACGACCCCCGAAGCGCGATAGCCGATCGAGACGCAACCGCACCACCCGCCGGCACCGAACGCTCTAGTCCAGGCCCGGACGTCGCGTCGAGGCGGAAGTGTCAGCCTGCCGGGCGCCGCCTGACCTGCTCGATCAGGCCGGCGAACTGAGCGAAGGACAAGATGAGGTGGCCCCCGCCCGGGTCCTTACTGTCCCGCACACCGATCCCGACCCCCTGCGCAAGCCGTCCCAGCTCAACACACTGCTGGTCACTGATGCCACCGCTGTGACTGCTCTTCCGCCACTGGACGGCCATGGCTAACGCACCCGATCCTGCTTGACCTGCTCGATCAGGTCGGCGAACTGCGCAACGGACAAGATGAGGTGCCCCCCACCCGGGTCCTTACTGTCCCGCACACCGATCCCCGCCCCCGACGCAAACCGTCCCAGCTCAACGCAGTGCTGATCGTCAACCCCGCTGCTGTGAGTGCTCTTCCGCCATTGGACGTTCATCTGTACTGCTCCAAGTACTGCTCGACGAGGGCACGCGAGGCATCCTCCGGGAGGGCCTTTGCGCCGATGTGCTCAAACTTAGTCCAGAATTCCCGAACTTCGCCCGGCACCTCGATCAGTCGCCCACCGTTCTGCGCACCCGCGTACGCAACGTCCCGGCCGTCCAGGCTGATGACCTGGAAGGGGCCGTCGAAGCCACGGTGCGCCCCCGCCGAGGGCTGAACAAAGCGCACGATGACATTGGGAAGCTCCATCATCTTCCGGAGGTGTTGCAGCTGCGCCAGCATCACGTCGCGGCCGCCGACCTCGTAGCTCAGCACCTTCTCGTCCATGAGCACCCAGAGGAAGGGCGGCTTCTCACGGTCGAGAAGCTTCTGCTGACGGGCCACGCGCTCGTTGATCTCGAACTCGATGTCCTCGGCCGTACCGGTCTCAACGAGGGCGCGCATGTACTCCACCGTCTCCAAGGGCCTGGGGATGGTGTGACCGTGGTAGACCCTGATCTCCTCGGCCTCCTGCTCGTACTTGACGAGCTGCCTGCCCCAGTTAGGGTCGTGGGCCATTCGGGCAAACCAGAGCAATAGCTGAAAAAGCCAACCGGTTCCATAGTGCTTGTCGAGCGCCCGCATGTGGTCGTCGTGCGGTCGCCGCCGTCCCGCCTCGAAGTGGGATACAG
It encodes:
- a CDS encoding TetR/AcrR family transcriptional regulator, with the translated sequence MTDHHAALAAARTEAIRQAARDLVLESGYAKLSIEAVASRAGVGKHTIYRRWPSKGLLFLDAVLSLNTEDLVHRDTSDVVADTREVMVKATELLSRPPWGPLYRALLGEAQHDPDVAAGHRERFIRRQTDDLLRRLQAAKEQGQIAPDFELELAMDLLSGALYYRFLCTREPITRDYIDRLLNATSAGMSPRP
- a CDS encoding DUF397 domain-containing protein is translated as MAVQWRKSSHSGGISDQQCVELGRLAQGVGIGVRDSKDPGGGHLILSFAQFAGLIEQVRRRPAG
- a CDS encoding DUF397 domain-containing protein; translated protein: MNVQWRKSTHSSGVDDQHCVELGRFASGAGIGVRDSKDPGGGHLILSVAQFADLIEQVKQDRVR
- a CDS encoding helix-turn-helix transcriptional regulator, whose amino-acid sequence is MPIVRDPLNPKLSMWHFLAFYLRFWRERAGLSLTQCGEIMGVTRGAVSHFEAGRRRPHDDHMRALDKHYGTGWLFQLLLWFARMAHDPNWGRQLVKYEQEAEEIRVYHGHTIPRPLETVEYMRALVETGTAEDIEFEINERVARQQKLLDREKPPFLWVLMDEKVLSYEVGGRDVMLAQLQHLRKMMELPNVIVRFVQPSAGAHRGFDGPFQVISLDGRDVAYAGAQNGGRLIEVPGEVREFWTKFEHIGAKALPEDASRALVEQYLEQYR